In Ciconia boyciana chromosome 1, ASM3463844v1, whole genome shotgun sequence, the genomic stretch TAATTTTAatctatgttttatttttgcaagccACCAAGAATCAGATGGACTAGGGAGTCTAAATTTAGAAACTGAAGGgcatgagaaagagaagaataaaagggGTGAGAGATTAGAgaaaaatggacttttttttttttcttttcccacctaCACTAAATGGCCTAAACGCTCTTGTTGTATACAGGTATTTCATTCTCAAAAGACTGGCTAAAGGTAACTTTATAAAATTGATGTGTTATCATTTACAAAAGGtccttttttattccaaatcaaacaaaaaaaggaaaacagcaactTGGCAGTCAAACTCCAAAAATTCCTCATGTGGTCAACCAACAAATAAGGAAGTTAAATGGGTGTTTGGGGGCTGAGGGAAGATTACCAATTAACTTTACATCATGGGCATAAAGTACACAGTATCTGTGAGAAAAATcaactgttattaaaaatattaatatttaccTTAGCTATAATAAAAACAATGGCCCTCAGAATCCAAGATCGTATTTTTACTAATCAGGCTTTCAAAAGTTAGGCTGAAAGTTTCTGCTACAGTGATCTGTGAGGGTTGCACACCTAACTTATCTCAAAACATAGACTACTAGGAatacctggaaaacaaaattcccCTTCATAATGAATGCAGAGCACTGAGATTCATTCTACACATCAACCTGAAGTCATGCcttttgaaattatgttttgggagttttactttcttcttgtcttgcaaaacaaaaaaatagacaCACCCGTTACCAGTTTCACCAACAGCCTGAGACAGCACACAGAACAGGTTTAAGCCTCTGCTGCACTTAATTGCAAGTGCTAGTTTGTTCCCGAGTTCTCCACATCCTAGCTAAGCACCCAGAACATCAGTTATTTTAGGACAGCTGTTTTTATTGGAAATTCTCTCCTTCACTTGAGAAGCTGTCATACTGAACTATAACTTTCtgacaaaaatactttctttaaaagttttcttctctACAGCATGTATTATGACCTCAAACTAAAAACTTTCTAAAGTatgattaaaatgtttgtaaaaacatcaaaataaggaaggaaaacaaccaCAAGCCTTCCATTAACATACCTGACATTTCTTCCCCATCGATGACAGCTGAGTCTGCCTTTGAGGGGATGCAGCAACTCCTTTAACTTCCAAATCCATGCAAATTCAATGACAGCTTtcagaataaactgaaaaacagaaaaagcaattaagaaaataaagtatttttaatataattactTCTGCAAATAAGCATTATTGCATTAGAAAGAATGTGAATGTGACAGTACCAATAATGTGGGTATTGTCTCCAGCAATCTATGAAATGTTGCTGGGCTCCCTTTTTCACCGCCTCTTAATTTCAATCTTTCCTTACTAATGCTTAACTAGATTCCTATTCAAATTTACCTCTTTGCCTTAACTCCCTCTTTCCCTCATGCTTCTCTTGCTACCTTCTCATAACAGCATTACTGATTTCCTACCCGTTGGTAACATCTGACCTTTTTTACTCCTCACTtacagctgctgcctggctctCAACTGCACCATGCGCTGGGACGAAGTATTTTCAGGAAGACATAAGGGCCCTCCTGGTGCACAGCTGGCCTCCAAGAGCTCCAGAGCGACATTTTATCAGTATGCAATCTCCTGCTCTGGTGGTTTCTCCTTCTGCCCAGACAGTTTTGAATCAAAAGCCTATCCTTTATTTCCCAGAAATCAGATGCTCCATTTTCAAATCACCATCCACAGAAGCTGACTCCATTGGTACCTACTGAGCAGGTTTTAACTCCCaagcatcacagaatcacagaatcgcacaggttggaaaagacctttaagatcattgagtccaaccgtaaacctaacactaccaagtccaccactataccaaccatgtccataagcacctcatccaaacgtcttttaaatacttccagggatggcgactcaaccacttccctgggcagcctgttccaatgctggacaagcctctcagtgaagtaaaatttcctgatatccagtctaaacctcccctggcgcaacttgaggccatttcctctcgtcctgtcacttgttacctgggtgaagagaccgacccccacctctctacaacctcctttcaggcagttgtagagagcaacaAGGtttcccctgagcctccttgtccccaggctaaacaaccccagttccctcagccgctcctcatcagacttaGGCTCCTATCTTTTCCTTTACCAAGCAGAAGCACAGCTGTAAGGCCTACTCGGAGACGGCCACACAGCTGCTGACCGGCAGGACAGCCTTACAGCCATACCCGCTTCCCCAGAGCACTTTAAAtgaagagctgctgcctccGCACGACCTCAAGGCTCCTACTGAAACGTAGCATCCTCCCGACTGAAGGCACAGAGGGAAGAGCGCGCTGTTGCATTCAGCCGTTAACACACTGAAATAACTTTATCATAAAGAGCAATGGTGTAAGAGATGAAATAAACATCATGGGCTCAGACAGCTCCACGGAAACGCCGTATTTTCCCGGGAGCGCACTGGGGCAGGGCCCAGGAGAGGCCTGGGGCCCGCGCAAGGCGGCTCCCGGAGGGGTCTCACCGTAGGGGCGCGCCAGGCTGACGGAAAGGGCCCGCCCCGGTGCGTCTCCATGGTAACCGCGCCCCGCCGAGCGCcctccccggccgcccccgctgTCACGGCTGCCGCCGCCTGCGGGGCTGAGGCGGCTCCCGCCCGCGCCCTACCtgcccgccggcggccgcccgcgTCCCGCCGCACCGCCCCTGCCTCCGCCCGCCTTGGGGCCTTGCCCGATACAGCAGCGCGCAGGGGCCAATCTGAGCCAGGCTGCGCACGGAAGTTTCGCAAGATACCGCCTCAGCCGAGCGGGGAAGACGAATCCCCCGTTCCTCCTGAGGAAGTGCCCTGTTCGGGGGCGGCTGCGTGCTCGAACATCTCTCCCTGCGCTCACCTGCAAGTCTGTCACCGGAGGCGACAGGGCTGCTCCCCGGCCTGGCGGGGACGGGGCGGCTGCCAGCCGGCCCTGGCGGACAGCCGACAGGAAAGCGGGGCACAGCAATTGCCTCTCCTGGGCACTTAGGCATTGCACAGGTCTGTGTCCTCAACTAACCCACGCAGCTGAAATCAGGGActtcaaaacagcagcagaagggctCACGGTGAACGCTTGTAGCCCTGGGTCAGAAATACAGCAATTACCCCCAAGTAGCTCAAAGCCTTACGGACAAAGGCTTCAAGTAGCAACCGCATCCACAGACTAGTGAAGGTGAAAGCCAGGGCACCGATGATTCAAACACTGCCCAAGGCAGTGAAATCCTGCGGGTAAGAAGGTCACCAGCAACAGTGGCAGGACCTAGAAGGCAGCAATACTGACCTGCATCCACACCAGTTCCCACAGTAGAACGAGCGATGGAGCCACAAACAGCAAACACCATGGCAGTGCAGCACGCCTGGTTCCCATTCCTTCATTCCTTCTGATCAAAGGCTTTGAAATTAGTTTCAGTTCACTTTAATTAGACTTTATTAGTTATCTCAGAGGATAGCCTCTATGcagttatgatttttttaaacagttccAGTTGTCCTGAATGACCAGACCTATgccacttatttttaaaaatcaaattgtgTCCAAGTACCTGTTCCAATTCATCTGTTctgtcttggggaaaaaatctgtAACCTCTTGAAAAACCCTGGCTTTTTGGTCAATCAGTTTTCCAAAGCTGGGCAAAATCTCACTTATTGCAAAACTAATAATACGCTGACACTAAGGATGTATTTCTGGATGCTACTTCCAAGCCTGCATGATACATTTTTAGAAGCAAAGACGTACCATGTTTCTACACACGAATGAACAATTCATTCCATTTCAGTGAGTGACACAGTAATAGTTTTGGTCCCTTTAACTACGGTACATTTCCTGCACAAAACCAAATCCCAGTGTTatctttctgtaagaaaaaagatGGCAAAAGAGTTCAGGTGTTATAACTGGCCTACTTAAAAGCTATGcaattataaaacagaaaattgaacAGCATTGTACTGTCAGACCTACCTCTTATGTAATTCCTGTCATTAAAGGGTGGCTGTTTCATAGGCATGCGCATTAAGCGAATAAAGAATTAGTAGAAAATAAAGGTCTGGACAAAAATGATTCTGGCAAAggcaaaaaatgcttttctaaacACTGACCTAAAAAAGCCACTACTGAGTTGGCCTAACATATTGAAGAAAGAAACCCCCAAGCCCCACCGTTCTTGAATTATATGTAGCAACCCACCTGTTAATACTGACGTAAGAAAAAGTGTATTACCAGGCCAGATTCTATagcattaaaatacatatgaagCAGGGATACTAGTACTAATGGGCATCAATCAGTTGTTAGGCAGCGGCTGAGTTTAACCAGTGACAGGTGGGGAAGAAATTAAGCCTAATGCATTAAGGCTTAAATTGACATACAAAACTATACATCACTCCTGAGGAGACAGCAAACTGagacataattattttaaaatagtgtctGTGGCTAAATTTCTCTCTCTAAATAAAGAAACTTGTCTATGAATGCATCTCTAAGACTTAACCTGCACTGCTTTTCATTCCCCGCCCCTAAAGAAAGCTTTCCAGAGAGCTAAATTCATCAGTGCATGCTCTTTAATGAACTCAAGAAAGTCACAGTTCAAGTGGCACCATGCTTACTAGTTAGAAAACATTTATGAAACATCTATTCTTTACAGTCTTAATTACAAGATATTCCAATATTTTAGTGAAGCATCAGATATGATTACAGTGCATTATATACAgagtacagaaatatttttatagaaaaaataaatagaaaaaaatatgtaaacatcCTGAGTGAAATTCTGCTGCCACTGAAGTCAGTTACAGAACCGTCACAGATATGAGCACAGGCAGTATTTCACCCCTCTTTTAAAGCATATAGCAGTGCACATAACTTCATTCAAAACCGTTTAAAGTGCATAcaacattgtaaaaaaaaaaaattcataagcTTTTGAAAGTTTTACGTATGCAGATTTCATTCATATCTATTACGTCTCCTCAATTCCATCTCTTCTGAttcaaaagcatctttctttATCATTTCTTGGTCTTCTACCACATCTGGCTCAAACTGATGTACTTCACATATATCATATAATTCATGCTCTTCTATTTGGTAATCATTATCAACATCCTCAAGCAAATCTTCATTGCTGTCATCTTCTCTGtcatctatttctttctcttgagAATGTTCAGCAAATGACTGAATGAGGTCTTCAAGTTTCTCATTACAAATGTGGCTGACATCTTATaattcaccaaaaaaaatcaaaatgaaagtttaaattaCTAGAAAGGCTCCAAATTTCATGGTCAGTTTAGAAgtagaatatttctttttcatttgttttcctctcttttattAAGACTCAACTAATGCAAAAATTCCCCAAATTTGTAGTGAACCATTCATAAGATTTAAGATTTCTCTTGGACTATTATGCACTTCTTGGAAGTCTCCAGCTGAAGCTAATATACAATTTGCTGTTTAGTATATTATGCAAGCATTACCCCCAGCCTCAGAGGTCCCTGTCTGGGAATCCTCAGACTACAGGTAGTCCGATACTAACAGACCGCTCAAAAACTCACATTCAAGAAGCCCGTTTTAACAAAGCAGAACATGACTGTGTGGTCTATCCTAGTTCAATGTCTTTTAGcacttattctgaaaaaaataatgatatataaaaaatttgaaattagaTACACCTCAAAGAGGAAGAATGGTACTCCtccagaataaaattaattccacaCACATTACCTAAGATGCAGGAGCTAAATGTTATTATAGTGAGGTCTGTTTACTCTTTTAAACTACTTAGTTATCTATCCTACTGGAAATCAAAGTACctttcatcttgttttctgatttaTCCAATCCACTTTCCTTCATCAGTCGTCTAATTGATTGGAGCTGTGTCattatttcatctttctgctCACAAGCTAAAGCATTAACACTAGGAAAAAAGATGTCAACAGCTGAAAGACTACTTTGGAAGTGAGTGCTTGATACTAATTCACAAGATTGCAATATTTCCTTCAGTGGATAAATACCATAGTTAAGTTAGCAACACGTTTAGGTCAAGCTTTTATTTGAGAACTGTCCCTTGAGAAGTGGGGAGCCCATCACTTACACCTACTGAACAATCTAGTCACTGAATTCTAACACTGGAGCCCCAATGGCCAAGGTTGAGTAATGACTACTGAAACAATTatccaaagtaattttattttgaggaCAACAATGCCTAATACAGAACTTTACAGTTTAGAggcttttctcatttatttcagattttgtttactctctcccctccccatcacTACTAGAAACTTTTTAGGTAAATTGGTCAGTGAATTTGCTGTTTAATAGTTTCAGCACATATTACATGCAGAAGTACACTAAATGAACAACCATGAAACTCTGCATGTTTTAAACTAGGCTTCATGAAGGATGCCAGTCTACACAAAATGGACTGTATGAATACTTTTATTTCCAGTAGATGGATAAGGCCCTAGCTTCTTAAAGAAAGAACATCTCTAAAACTACAAGGAGGTTATATTACTTATTCCTTTGTTTTACACTACCAGAAATAAGTTATGTTTCCCCAAAACACATGCAATCACTTAACAGGttcctttcaaaatgcaaaaataagcaGCTATACCTTAATAACTAGTTTTGTCTTCTAATGATATCAGAAGGAAGAAACTCATTCTGCTACCAGAAATGTAATTCCCAGAAGGGCTTTCAAATGCTACTGAGCTTAAGCAATTTTCAGTATTACTCTCCTTGGTTCACATTAAAGTTTAAGTTGTTAAGCTATAGTAACTTCATCATAAGTCTGAGCTTTTACATTTATGTTTGGTGAACAAGACATGGGAGGTGTCTGTGAAAAGACTGCAAATGGCAGAAAAGGTGTTACCTGCAAAAGGCTACAGAAACAATAAGTAATTAAAGAAGGTTCCAAAACACTGTTCCCTACTTATACATAATGAACATTCTAAGAACTCTTTGTTAACGTTTTGGAGAATTtcaatttacagaaaacaatacTAACTGAGATGTTTCAGAAACACTCACCAGTTTGACAGTGGATCCAGCTGAGTCAATAAAGAATTTAACATTTTCTCTGTCTGTGCTAGATGTTGCTCCAGTTCTAAAAGCTGATGCTctaacaaaacacaaaagcaaaaaaaagagggaggcaaggggaggaggagagagggggaggaagggagcagggggGCAGGAGAGCGAGAACATTGTAACAAATTTATTTACAATACCAAAAGGacattaatttctatttttggtTGGGCAGATTCAAAAacaggaaggttttttttcctctataaaaTTCTAGAATATGAAAAGGGAGTGGTGGGAGTAAGAACAGAAGTCCTTCTCATCCAATAACCTGTCTCCAATAGTGTCCAACAGAGGATGTCTTGGTAGAAACTGAGTGACAATGTGGCTCTCACCTTCCCAGCCTCAAAAACTATGCAGTTCCAAGACTTCCTGAAGAGTAAGTCATGTATTTATACTTAATATATTGTCACGAATTTGCCTACTCACACCTTGCAAATATATTCAACACTTAATGCACTAGAGTTGAGAGGAATAACTCCACCTAAAATACTATTAAactttgaagaaagaagaatgcAACACACCAGGATGGTGAGTAGGCAGTGTAGCAAATCATTTCTGAACCTGATTACAGATCTGGTGTACAGGGACACCAAAAGAGGCTGCTAGTTGTTTAATTAACTAAAAATGAGTCTACACAAGGGGCAAAAAAAGTATCAAACAGCTCAACTTTGATGCGTCACAACTTTTTCTCCAAAGGAAAGCCCACTTCTTGGCAGTACAGAATAGACTGAATCACAGTCAAGAGTACTCTTCTGtaacatgaagaaaacaatggTATCATTTATTCTGTCCGTTCTATAAACAATTAATGTTTTGACAGGTCTCTAATTTGGCCCAGAAATTCAACAGTCTCTATAATTGTTTATCCATACTGTTCCACTATCAATACAGTTCAACCCtatatccttttaaaataacctaTTAATTCTAAAGATTATTATATCCTATTTAAACATCCTATTCTactgaagaaaactgaacagGTCTTAAGTGAGAAAAACATCAGACATTAAAAGGCAGAGAATCATACTATATTACTATTGCTGTTTTAAAGAATATTACCATCTGGAGTTTTCAAACAAACCTCTAACAAGCATTTCAAATATATAGAATAACAAAGTGGTTTTTGTAGGTTCCTAACTGCACTTCAGTAACTTAAAAGACTGTTCTCGTTTAGATAGACTGCATCAATGAAAATACGTAGCTTTGTTCCAGCAGCAAATACGCATTTCTGGTGAACATATGCATTCTGAATGGGTACCTTACctgtttcctttgccttctcttctgtacttttttcctttttggagagATTTTCTTCATGTGACTTCATCTTTAATAAATACAATCGTGTTAAAAGACTTCGTCActatttgtatattaaaaataaaaatgcatttagacaTTTACTGAAAGTAAATAGCAACCACAAAAATGTGCTCTAttaatgaaacttttttcctgccatGCCTTCTTTctatctgtcctggtttcagctgagatagagttaattttctttatagtggctggcatggggctatgttttggatttgtgctgaaaacagtgttgataatacagagatgttttagtcgttgctgcactagtcaaggacttttcagcttcctatgctctgccaggtgcagaagaagctgggagggagcgcagccaggatagttgatccaaactgaccaaagggctattccatactatatgatgtcatgctcagtatatacagctggggaagaagaaggaaggagggacattcagagtgatggcgtttgtcttcccaagtaactgttacacgtgatggagccctgctttcctggagatggctgaacacctgcctgcccctgggaagtagtgaatgaattccttgctttgctttgcttgcgtgcgcggcttttgctttacctattaaacggtctttatctcaaccctcgagttttcttacttttgctcttccgaatctctcccccatcccaccgggggggagtgagcgagcggctgtgtggggcttcgttgccagctggggctaaaccacgacactatCTTAAGCTAACACTTCTGATTTTAAGCAATGACAACATGACTGACAGAAGTGGTAAAAGAAAGCAGTTGCTATTTCAACTccagttttcaaaaatgaaCACAAGGAACCTTCTAGGCTACTGGATTTACCTCCTACCATTAACTAGAAGGtaaaacttctttcttaaaGTAATAAAGAtgctattataaaaatatttacatttcaatcCCACAAGCACAAGTGCAAAGAGTTGTAACACCCAAAATATTGGTTTTATGATGTTTAAATCTTACAAcctaattaaatttatttttgaaaccaAACTGGTCAGCCTCTACGTTCAGCTTGCTAAGCTGTTGTATTCTTCTCACAGAGGAGATTATATGAAACTGACTATGGAAATGAAGATGCTGTCTCCAGTCCTGTTTaagtttttttctccctgagcAACAATGTTCCAGGTGCACTCTGAGCATTGCAAGTGCTGTAATCTCTCTTACTATAAATAATACATACCAagactgacatttaaaaaaaacccaaacaactgaTTATGTGTTCTCAATTTACTAATGGTAGAAAAGGTATCACATTTCATGGATAAAAGCCTATGTTTCAGCTATGTAACCAGATGAGAAGTCCAAATGAAAGGTCTAGACTACTTGCTATTTTATCTAGTTGCTAATCTAAGACTATTACTCTGCAGGAGTCACCTATCTCCTTCCCATACTCAATCTCATTctgaagaatgaaaaggaagtgAAATACTGATGAGGCTTTAAGTTACAGCCTCAGGTAGCAGCACAATTTAGGTTCTCAGATTC encodes the following:
- the CCDC107 gene encoding coiled-coil domain-containing protein 107; amino-acid sequence: MVLSAVQQVVVSAVLVLCVFVVMPRMFGGGGGRAGRSPRGGKAGPGHYDPRQHRRGSPQTVHQVHLNPGNSDSNTYQSIQQMRNAMEKEIKSERTRGNGRDLAFTLMPLYALGVGVFAAYKFLKMKSHEENLSKKEKSTEEKAKETEHQLLELEQHLAQTEKMLNSLLTQLDPLSNCVNALACEQKDEIMTQLQSIRRLMKESGLDKSENKMKDVSHICNEKLEDLIQSFAEHSQEKEIDDREDDSNEDLLEDVDNDYQIEEHELYDICEVHQFEPDVVEDQEMIKKDAFESEEMELRRRNRYE